One Patescibacteria group bacterium genomic window carries:
- a CDS encoding HAD family hydrolase: MKIVFDLDYTLLDTAKFKEALAEAYTSQGVSRERYEETYRAVVKREGKVYDYDPEVQLKMLGADLGGPEAVAEVRRRIGDVLASTEKYLYPGSRELLAELRRHGGKLALMTLGNEKWQRAKIEHSGLADLFDEVVATEDKKVGVVRSLAEGGEPVIVVNDNGAEMREMMAVAPEFKYVLKCGPKSVPEDLKLPEGKDIAGVASALAAETGWEIDLERRAENTPESAEEFGVPGDGEVSAERRSVIKF; this comes from the coding sequence ATGAAAATAGTGTTTGATCTCGACTATACCCTGCTCGATACCGCGAAATTCAAGGAGGCCTTGGCCGAGGCTTATACCTCCCAGGGCGTGAGCCGCGAGCGGTACGAGGAAACTTATCGAGCCGTCGTCAAACGCGAGGGCAAGGTTTACGATTACGATCCCGAGGTGCAATTAAAGATGCTCGGCGCTGATCTTGGCGGACCGGAGGCTGTCGCCGAGGTCCGACGCCGGATCGGCGACGTGCTGGCTTCGACGGAAAAATATCTGTATCCCGGATCGCGGGAACTGCTGGCCGAACTCCGGCGGCATGGCGGCAAGCTGGCGCTCATGACGCTCGGCAACGAGAAGTGGCAGCGCGCCAAGATCGAGCACTCCGGCCTCGCCGACCTGTTTGACGAGGTGGTGGCGACGGAAGACAAGAAAGTCGGCGTCGTGCGGTCGCTCGCCGAGGGCGGCGAACCGGTCATCGTCGTGAACGACAATGGCGCGGAGATGCGGGAGATGATGGCGGTCGCTCCGGAATTCAAGTACGTCCTCAAATGCGGGCCGAAGTCCGTGCCGGAGGATCTGAAATTGCCGGAGGGCAAGGATATCGCCGGAGTAGCTTCCGCACTTGCCGCCGAGACCGGCTGGGAGATCGATCTGGAGCGCCGGGCCGAGAATACGCCGGAGAGCGCCGAAGAGTTCGGTGTCCCGGGCGACGGCGAGGTTTCGGCCGAGCGGCGGAGCGTGATCAAATTTTAG
- the yvcK gene encoding uridine diphosphate-N-acetylglucosamine-binding protein YvcK — MKSIVTIGGGTGQFTLLTGLKKYPVHLTAIVSMADDGGSTGALRDELGVLPPGDIRQCLVALSESGVIMRDLFNYRFDQGAIKGHNFGNLFLSALEKITGSFEEAVRVAGLVLAVRGEVIPVTTRNVNLVCGGGPSRVCGEDAINSIAVEDKQTLRLEPEAYANPKAASAIESADCIVIGPGNLYCSIVPNLLVKGIPEAIRRSPAVVVYNCNLMNKAGHTDGYTVGDHVAEVERFIGKGRVNFVTFNNRMPEPHLLDRYGEEGKSLVAVASDDEDFSEVAFRPLPADLISSRIYAQKPGDPLQRTLIRHDPDVLAAVIIQNCLGGI, encoded by the coding sequence ATGAAATCCATCGTGACCATCGGCGGCGGCACCGGACAATTCACCCTGCTCACCGGCCTCAAAAAATATCCCGTTCATCTCACGGCCATTGTTTCCATGGCGGACGACGGCGGGTCCACCGGCGCCTTGCGCGACGAACTCGGCGTTCTGCCGCCCGGCGACATCCGGCAGTGCCTCGTGGCGCTCTCCGAATCCGGCGTCATCATGCGCGACTTGTTCAATTACCGTTTCGACCAGGGCGCGATCAAGGGGCATAATTTCGGCAATCTGTTCCTGTCGGCGCTCGAAAAGATCACCGGCAGCTTCGAGGAGGCGGTCCGGGTGGCGGGCCTCGTGCTCGCGGTCCGCGGCGAGGTCATCCCGGTGACGACTAGGAACGTCAACCTGGTCTGCGGCGGCGGGCCGAGCCGGGTCTGCGGCGAGGACGCGATCAATTCCATCGCCGTCGAAGACAAACAGACGCTGCGTCTCGAACCCGAGGCTTATGCCAATCCCAAAGCCGCGAGCGCCATCGAATCGGCCGATTGTATCGTCATCGGTCCGGGCAATCTCTACTGCAGCATCGTGCCGAATCTGCTCGTCAAAGGCATCCCCGAGGCGATCCGCCGGTCGCCGGCGGTCGTGGTCTATAACTGTAATCTGATGAACAAGGCTGGACATACCGACGGCTACACGGTCGGCGATCACGTCGCCGAAGTGGAGCGGTTCATCGGCAAGGGGCGGGTCAACTTCGTGACTTTCAATAATCGGATGCCGGAACCGCATCTCCTGGATCGTTATGGCGAGGAGGGCAAGTCGCTCGTGGCCGTCGCCAGTGATGATGAGGATTTTTCCGAGGTGGCCTTCCGACCCCTGCCGGCCGATCTCATCAGTTCGCGCATCTATGCCCAGAAACCCGGCGATCCGCTCCAGCGGACGCTCATCCGGCATGACCCGGATGTTCTGGCCGCGGTCATCATCCAGAATTGTCTGGGCGGGATCTAG